In Penaeus monodon isolate SGIC_2016 chromosome 15, NSTDA_Pmon_1, whole genome shotgun sequence, a genomic segment contains:
- the LOC119581827 gene encoding L-xylulose reductase-like gives MGKFSGRRALVTGAGSGIGRATALKLAEMGAEVFALSKTAENLESLRAECPSIKTVCVDLSDWTSTREAVQKVVPIHLLVNNAAVAALEPFLTTSPETLDRLINVNVKAMMNISQVVAGDLVSREGRGSIVNVSSQAGQRPIVDHTAYSCSKAAVDMMTKMMALELGPKRIRVNAVSPTVVMTAMGRLGWSDPAKAGPMLARIPQGRFAEVDDVVNAITYLLGDESDMVNGHMLPVDGGFLAV, from the coding sequence ATGGGCAAGTTTTCGGGTCGGCGGGCGCTGGTCACAGGCGCGGGGTCGGGCATTGGGCGTGCCACGGCCTTGAAGCTAGCAGAGATGGGTGCTGAGGTATTCGCTTTGAGTAAAACGGCCGAAAACTTGGAATCTTTGCGCGCTGAATGCCCCAGCATCAAGACGGTTTGTGTTGACTTATCTGACTGGACGAGCACGCGGGAGGCCGTACAGAAGGTAGTGCCCATCCATCTGCTTGTCAATAATGCAGCCGTAGCTGCTCTGGAGCCTTTCCTGACAACATCACCAGAAACACTCGACAGACTGATTAATGTAAACGTGAAAGCTATGATGAACATATCTCAGGTCGTGGCTGGAGACCTTGTGAGCCGCGAGGGACGTGGTTCAATAGTCAACGTGTCTTCCCAAGCAGGCCAGCGCCCCATTGTCGACCACACTGCCTACAGTTGCAGCAAAGCCGCCGTTGACATGATGACCAAAATGATGGCACTGGAGTTGGGTCCCAAACGAATCCGAGTTAATGCCGTCTCCCCCACAGTCGTTATGACAGCCATGGGTCGCTTGGGCTGGTCTGATCCGGCCAAGGCGGGGCCGATGCTTGCTCGCATACCACAGGGCAGGTTTGCTGAAGTAGATGACGTAGTGAATGCTATAACGTACCTTCTAGGAGACGAAAGCGACATGGTAAACGGACACATGCTACCAGTCGATGGTGGTTTCCTAGCAGTgtag
- the LOC119581826 gene encoding phenazine biosynthesis-like domain-containing protein 1, whose amino-acid sequence MKLQIYTVDAFTDQPFSGNPAAVVPLLEPLEEQTLQNLAAELNLSETAYVSPIGDDTEPWITTSQFTLRWFTPTNEVPLCGHATLATAHTLFNSLGNRNNRLEFKTKSGVLVARKDGSNIILDFPENPPEPLTAEQRTDLNVLVKGVVNDLHIDTVLLSHTTKKLLVKLHSSCTRRDLESLKPDAASLLSLHNGSLVKGVIVTLSGGLQGEMSEDSQLYHCISRYFAPWNGIPEDPVTGSAHTVLGPFWSKQLGISNLRCRQCSPRGGDLIVSVRGDGRVDLAGKATTVIQGLVSI is encoded by the exons ATGAAGCTACAGATATACACAGTTGATGCCTTCACTGATCAACCCTTCTCTGGGAACCCAGCTGCTGTGGTGCCCCTCCTAGAG cCTTTAGAAGAGCAGACACTGCAAAATTTGGCTGCAGAACTCAACCTCTCAGAGACAGCCTATGTCAGTCCCATAGGAGATGACACCGAACCATGGATTACGACATCTCAATTTACCCTCAGGTGGTTCACACCAACAAATGAAGTACCCCTTTGTGGCCATGCAACCTTGGCCACTGCCCACACTTTATTCAACAGTTTAG GAAATAGGAACAACAGATTAGAGTTTAAAACTAAGAGTGGTGTGTTAGTTGCCCGAAAAGATGGCAGCAACATTATTTTGGATTTCCCAGAAAATCCACCAGAGCCTCTCACAGCAGAACAAAGAACTGATTTAAATGTTCTTGTGAAAGGAGTGGTTAATGATCTCCATATAGATACTGTTTTACTttcacacacaacaaagaaactTTTAGTGAAGCTTCATAGCTCATGTACCAG GAGAGACTTGGAAAGTCTAAAGCCAGATGCTGCATCATTATTAAGTCTTCATAATGGATCATTAGTCAAAGGAGTTATAGTTACTCTCAGTGGTGGGCTGCAAGGAGAGATGTCAGAGGACAGTCAGCTATACCACTGCATTTCTCGCTACTTTGCACCTTGGAATGGCATCCCAGAAGATCCTGTTACGG GTTCTGCACATACTGTTTTAGGCCCCTTCTGGTCTAAACAGTTGGGAATATCTAACCTGAGAT GTCGTCAGTGTTCCCCACGTGGAGGTGACCTGATTGTAAGTGTTCGAGGGGATGGCAGAGTGGATCTTGCAGGCAAGGCCACCACTGTCATTCAAGGCCTTGtgtcaatatga